A single region of the Anomaloglossus baeobatrachus isolate aAnoBae1 chromosome 2, aAnoBae1.hap1, whole genome shotgun sequence genome encodes:
- the LOC142292124 gene encoding aquaporin-2-like: protein MLRLWELRSVAFTRAVFAEFFATLLFVMFGLGTSLHWHAAPPSVLQVALAFGLGIGTLVQAFGHISGAHINPAVTLAFMVGSQISFLRAVFYVGAQLLGAVSGAAIIQGLTPIEVRGNLSVNGLFNDTNVGNAFVVELFLTLQLVLCILASTDDRRTDNVGSPALSIGLSVTLGHLLGIYYTGCSMNPARSFAPAVVTGIFNDHWVFWLGPMFGATLGSLMYHFILIPNTKTFSERIAILRGELEPAEDWEERDMRRRQSVELHSPQTITRSGMTEKV, encoded by the exons ATGCTTAGACTATGGGAGCTTCGTTCTGTGGCCTTTACAAGAGCAGTTTTTGCGGAATTTTTTGCAACCCTTTTATTTGTTATGTTTGGATTAGGCACATCGTTACACTGGCACGCAGCACCTCCGAGTGTTCTCCAAGTGGCCTTGGCTTTTGGGCTTGGCATTGGCACTTTAGTCCAGGCTTTTGGCCACATAAGTGGTGCCCACATTAACCCAGCTGTCACTCTAGCATTCATGGTGGGCTCTCAGATTTCATTCTTGAGAGCAGTGTTTTATGTGGGAGCTCAGTTACTGGGCGCTGTGTCTGGGGCAGCCATAATTCAGGGACTCACTCCCATTGAAGTCAGAGGGAACCTATCAGTAAATGGG CTATTCAATGACACAAATGTTGGGAATGCTTTTGTTGTTGAGCTTTTTCTAACACTTCAACTGGTCTTATGTATACTTGCATCTACTGACGATCGGAGGACAGATAATGTGGGATCACCAGCTTTATCTATCGGACTGTCAGTGACACTTGGACACCTCCTTGGT ATCTATTACACAGGCTGCTCCATGAACCCGGCAAGATCCTTCGCGCCAGCAGTAGTGACAGGGATTTTCAATGACCATTGG GTCTTCTGGTTAGGACCCATGTTTGGAGCCACCCTAGGATCCTTGATGTATCACTTTATACTAATCCCAAACACTAAGACTTTCTCAGAAAGAATAGCCATCCTGCGTGGGGAGCTGGAGCCTGCAGAAGACTGGGAAGAAAGGGATATGCGGAGAAGACAATCAGTAGAGTTACACTCACCCCAAACAATAACAAGAAGTGGGATGACCGAAAAAGTGTGA